In Arvicola amphibius chromosome 1, mArvAmp1.2, whole genome shotgun sequence, one DNA window encodes the following:
- the LOC119813641 gene encoding RNA-binding protein 4 isoform X3 has product MVKLFIGNLPREATEQEIRSLFQQYGKVLECDIIKNYGFVHIEDKTAAEDAIRNLHRYKLHGVNINVEASKNKSKASTKLHVGNISPTCTNQELRAKFEEYGPVIECDIVKDYAFVHMERAEDAVEAIRGLDNTEFQGKRMHVQLSTSRLRTAPGMGDQSGCYRCGKEGHWSKECPIDRSGRVADLTEQYNEQYGAVRTPYTMSYGDSLYYNNTYGALDAYYKRCRAARSYEAVAAAAASAYNYAEQTLSQLPQVQNTAMASHLTSTSLDPYNRHLLPPSGAAAAAAAAACTAASTSYYGRDRSPLRCATGPVPTVGEGYGYGHDSELSQASAAMRNSLYDMARYEREQYADRARYSAF; this is encoded by the exons ATGGTGAAGCTGTTCATTGGAAATCTTCCCCGGGAGGCCACAGAGCAAGAGATCCGCTCACTCTTCCAGCAGTACGGGAAGGTGCTGGAATGTGACATCATTAAGAACTATGGCTTTGTGCACATAGAGGACAAGACGGCCGCTGAGGATGCCATACGCAACCTGCACCGCTACAAGCTGCACGGAGTGAACATCAATGTGGAAGCCAGCAAGAATAAGAGCAAAGCTTCAACCAAGTTACATGTGGGCAACATCAGTCCCACTTGTACCAACCAAGAGCTTCGGGCCAAGTTTGAGGAGTATGGCCCAGTCATTGAATGTGACATCGTGAAAGATTATGCCTTTGTACACATGGAGCGGGCAGAGGATGCAGTGGAGGCCATCAGGGGCCTTGACAACACAGAGTTTCAAG GCAAACGAATGCACGTGCAGTTGTCCACCAGCCGACTTAGGACTGCGCCCGGGATGGGAGACCAGAGCGGCTGCTATCGGTGCGGGAAAGAGGGGCACTGGTCCAAAGAGTGTCCAATAGATCGTTCGGGCCGCGTGGCAGACTTGACTGAGCAATATAATGAGCAATATGGAGCAGTGCGTACGCCTTACACCATGAGTTATGGGGATTCATTGTATTACAACAACACGTACGGAGCGCTCGATGCCTACTACAAGCGCTGCCGTGCTGCCCGCTCCTATGAGGCAGTGGCAGCTGCAGCTGCCTCTGCATATAACTATGCAGAGCAGACTCTGTCCCAGCTGCCACAAGTCCAGAACACAGCCATGGCCAGTCACCTCACCTCCACCTCTCTCGATCCCTACAATAGACATCTGTTGCCACCTTCAGGagctgctgctgcagcagctgctgctgcttgtACTGCAGCTTCTACTTCATATTACGGGCGGGATCGGAGCCCCCTGCGTTGTGCTACAGGCCCAGTCCCCACTGTTGGAGAGGGCTACGGTTACGGGCATGACAGTGAGTTATCCCAAGCTTCAGCAGCCATGCGGAATTCCCTGTACGACATGGCCCGGTATGAGCGGGAGCAGTATGCGGATCGGGCGCGGTACTCAGCCTTTTAA
- the LOC119813641 gene encoding RNA-binding protein 4B isoform X4, with the protein MVKLFIGNLPREATEQEIRSLFQQYGKVLECDIIKNYGFVHIEDKTAAEDAIRNLHRYKLHGVNINVEASKNKSKASTKLHVGNISPTCTNQELRAKFEEYGPVIECDIVKDYAFVHMERAEDAVEAIRGLDNTEFQGGMCVG; encoded by the coding sequence ATGGTGAAGCTGTTCATTGGAAATCTTCCCCGGGAGGCCACAGAGCAAGAGATCCGCTCACTCTTCCAGCAGTACGGGAAGGTGCTGGAATGTGACATCATTAAGAACTATGGCTTTGTGCACATAGAGGACAAGACGGCCGCTGAGGATGCCATACGCAACCTGCACCGCTACAAGCTGCACGGAGTGAACATCAATGTGGAAGCCAGCAAGAATAAGAGCAAAGCTTCAACCAAGTTACATGTGGGCAACATCAGTCCCACTTGTACCAACCAAGAGCTTCGGGCCAAGTTTGAGGAGTATGGCCCAGTCATTGAATGTGACATCGTGAAAGATTATGCCTTTGTACACATGGAGCGGGCAGAGGATGCAGTGGAGGCCATCAGGGGCCTTGACAACACAGAGTTTCAAG